One segment of Geomonas ferrireducens DNA contains the following:
- a CDS encoding SDR family oxidoreductase, whose amino-acid sequence MEKSSGRVVVITGASAGVGRAIAQAFAREGACIGLFARNLERLEAAREEVERLGGKALVLVGDVADSGRVEEAATEVEREFGPIDVWVNNAMTSVFSPFDAMTPEEFKRVTEVTYLGAVHGTMAALKRMLPRDDGIIIQVGSALADRSIPLQSAYCGAKHGMRGFTDSIRCELLHRKSRVRMTMVQLPAMNTPQFDWVKSRLPNRPQPVPPIFQPDVAARAIVWASHHRRREIYVGMPTVKAMWGNKFIPGLIDRYLGRTGYRSQQTDEPERADRPANLWESVPGPYAAHGRFDARAKSTSAQVWISENKWGLGIMLAGCAMAAAAFAEARGKSGSRSKPFWHRKL is encoded by the coding sequence ATGGAAAAAAGTTCCGGCAGGGTTGTCGTTATCACCGGCGCATCGGCCGGTGTCGGGCGCGCCATAGCGCAGGCGTTCGCCCGCGAGGGTGCATGTATCGGTCTTTTCGCGCGGAACCTGGAGAGGCTCGAGGCAGCCAGGGAAGAGGTGGAACGACTCGGGGGAAAGGCGCTCGTGCTCGTGGGGGATGTGGCTGACTCCGGGCGGGTTGAGGAGGCCGCGACCGAGGTGGAGCGGGAATTCGGCCCTATCGATGTATGGGTCAATAACGCCATGACCTCGGTCTTCTCTCCGTTCGACGCTATGACGCCCGAGGAATTCAAAAGGGTTACCGAGGTGACCTATCTCGGCGCTGTGCACGGCACCATGGCGGCACTGAAGAGGATGCTGCCTCGCGACGACGGCATCATCATCCAGGTAGGCTCGGCCCTCGCCGATCGTAGTATCCCGCTGCAGTCCGCCTACTGCGGCGCAAAGCACGGCATGCGCGGCTTCACCGACTCGATCCGCTGCGAACTTCTGCACAGGAAAAGCCGCGTGCGCATGACCATGGTGCAACTCCCCGCGATGAACACTCCCCAGTTCGACTGGGTGAAGTCGCGTCTTCCGAACCGCCCGCAGCCGGTCCCCCCGATATTCCAGCCCGATGTAGCCGCAAGGGCCATCGTCTGGGCCTCACACCACCGGCGCCGGGAAATATACGTCGGCATGCCGACGGTGAAGGCGATGTGGGGCAACAAGTTCATCCCCGGCCTCATCGACCGTTATCTCGGCCGCACCGGGTATCGTTCGCAGCAAACCGATGAACCGGAGCGGGCGGACCGGCCCGCGAACCTGTGGGAAAGCGTTCCCGGGCCGTACGCCGCGCACGGTCGCTTCGACGCGCGTGCGAAGTCGACTAGCGCACAAGTCTGGATCTCCGAGAACAAGTGGGGGCTTGGCATCATGTTGGCGGGATGCGCCATGGCGGCGGCCGCTTTCGCCGAGGCTCGCGGCAAGTCCGGATCGCGAAGCAAGCCCTTTTGGCATCGGAAGCTATAG
- a CDS encoding tetratricopeptide repeat protein, with protein sequence MNHKSRRGALRAAIVVVAFLSCGFTWGGKDKCTEARETIEKITPESAAAERAEAERKVRDLCPDGGAPLYLKGISMEAAHDSDGAVTAYRDAFAKDPLLLQARGRIGLLLLAKGNREEASVDLFEAARQTKEPRYARALADIFLDAKLYALALTQYRQVQPSFPDDANLYLSIARSYRGLGDQNHAMEALQEALRLQTGNATVHLELGTLYQERNDYVQAAAHLRQAITADPNNASYHFRLAQLLELSGKRDEAAKEYARSGVKRTDTLADHLKRAAKYEDEGEFALAATEYRALLVKNPDAAGVREKLGDAELAAGHDAEAITAYEDALRKKEDSGRVRYHLGTLYERKGDLDEAVRNFSASLRLDPANSDARRRLADIYALRGDLEEAIRAYQDLISRQADNPLNYLKLARLQEKRRTYKDAIGSYEKALALDPANSEAHRSIAFLFLRLKQPEQAEQHLHEVLKLDPRNAQARDALISLSVKQKKYDQVTSLLEEDARLNPQSADSQYRLGVIYAFKREDEKALQQFDAALKLKPDHARALNALGKLYLKEGDRDKAREAFAAARKADPDLLEPVELWSKLSAEPKKYAEKKAKVSKSSKKKKGSSKAVSKSKKKGSSKGASKKGAKRKSKR encoded by the coding sequence ATGAATCACAAATCAAGACGCGGTGCCTTGCGTGCCGCCATCGTCGTTGTCGCCTTTCTTTCCTGCGGTTTTACCTGGGGGGGGAAGGACAAATGCACGGAAGCTCGTGAAACAATAGAAAAGATCACCCCCGAGAGTGCCGCCGCAGAGAGGGCCGAGGCGGAGCGCAAGGTGCGCGACCTCTGCCCCGACGGAGGTGCGCCGCTTTACCTGAAGGGGATTTCCATGGAAGCGGCCCACGACAGCGATGGCGCCGTGACTGCCTACCGCGATGCCTTCGCCAAGGATCCGCTCCTTTTGCAGGCGAGGGGGCGCATCGGCCTTTTGCTCCTGGCGAAAGGTAACCGCGAGGAGGCTTCGGTCGACCTCTTCGAAGCGGCGCGACAGACGAAAGAGCCGCGCTACGCACGAGCCCTTGCCGACATCTTCCTCGACGCCAAACTTTACGCCCTGGCCCTCACCCAGTACCGCCAGGTCCAGCCCTCCTTCCCGGACGATGCGAACCTGTACCTCAGCATCGCCCGCAGCTACCGCGGCCTGGGCGACCAGAACCACGCCATGGAGGCCCTTCAGGAAGCGCTCCGCCTGCAGACGGGTAACGCCACGGTCCATCTCGAACTGGGCACCCTGTACCAGGAGCGCAACGACTACGTGCAGGCTGCGGCACATCTGCGCCAGGCGATCACCGCAGATCCAAACAACGCCAGCTACCATTTCCGGCTGGCCCAACTGCTGGAACTCTCGGGGAAACGCGACGAAGCCGCCAAGGAATACGCGCGTTCCGGGGTGAAGCGCACCGACACGCTCGCCGACCATCTGAAACGGGCGGCCAAATACGAAGACGAAGGCGAGTTCGCCCTCGCGGCGACCGAATATCGCGCCCTGCTGGTGAAGAATCCCGACGCGGCCGGTGTGCGCGAGAAACTGGGCGACGCCGAACTGGCCGCCGGCCACGACGCAGAGGCGATCACCGCTTACGAGGATGCCCTGCGCAAGAAGGAGGATTCCGGGCGGGTGCGTTACCACCTGGGCACCCTCTACGAGCGCAAGGGGGACCTTGACGAGGCGGTACGCAACTTCAGCGCGTCGCTCAGGCTCGATCCGGCCAACAGCGACGCCCGCAGGCGGCTTGCCGACATCTACGCCCTGCGCGGCGATCTTGAGGAAGCGATCCGGGCCTATCAGGACCTCATCTCGCGGCAGGCCGACAACCCGCTGAACTACTTGAAACTCGCGCGGCTGCAGGAAAAGCGGCGTACCTACAAGGACGCGATCGGCTCCTATGAGAAGGCGCTCGCCCTGGACCCTGCGAACAGCGAGGCGCACCGCAGCATCGCCTTCCTGTTCCTGCGCTTGAAGCAGCCCGAGCAGGCCGAGCAGCACCTGCACGAGGTGCTGAAACTCGATCCGAGGAATGCGCAGGCAAGGGACGCGCTCATCTCCTTGTCGGTGAAGCAGAAGAAGTACGACCAGGTGACCTCCCTGCTCGAGGAGGACGCGCGCCTGAACCCGCAAAGTGCCGACAGTCAGTACCGGCTCGGCGTGATCTACGCATTCAAACGCGAGGACGAAAAGGCCCTGCAACAGTTCGACGCGGCATTGAAGTTGAAGCCGGACCATGCGAGGGCCCTGAACGCGTTAGGCAAGCTCTACCTGAAGGAAGGGGACCGGGACAAGGCGCGTGAGGCCTTCGCCGCGGCAAGAAAGGCGGATCCGGACCTGCTCGAGCCTGTGGAGCTTTGGAGCAAACTGAGCGCGGAGCCGAAGAAATACGCGGAAAAGAAGGCGAAAGTGAGCAAGTCCTCGAAGAAGAAAAAGGGGAGCTCGAAGGCGGTTTCTAAGTCGAAGAAGAAAGGGAGTTCCAAAGGAGCCTCGAAGAAGGGGGCCAAGCGGAAGTCCAAACGGTAG
- a CDS encoding OmpA family protein, with translation MKMSLKRFVPVLCTGLLIAGGCAKQQAVKADQPIAPSTTTQSAAPTQAKPAESKPAAAPTTALPDSNIKSEGLAQAQAAPSKAAAVSQALEKIYFDFDSDILSDTARKTLAANFDKLKAMGNVKVRVEGNCDERGSDDYNLALSERRAQAAVKYLTSLGIPASRLSFIGYGEEKPVDAAHTEDAWSKNRRDEFTISK, from the coding sequence ATGAAGATGTCTCTCAAGCGTTTCGTTCCCGTTCTTTGCACCGGCCTTTTGATCGCAGGCGGCTGCGCCAAGCAGCAGGCAGTCAAGGCCGACCAGCCGATCGCTCCTTCTACCACCACCCAGTCGGCCGCACCCACGCAGGCTAAGCCGGCCGAGTCCAAACCGGCGGCGGCTCCCACGACGGCCCTGCCGGACTCCAACATAAAGAGTGAAGGGCTCGCTCAGGCTCAGGCGGCCCCCTCCAAGGCCGCCGCCGTTTCCCAGGCTCTCGAAAAGATCTACTTCGACTTCGACTCCGACATCCTGAGCGACACCGCCCGCAAGACCCTCGCCGCCAACTTCGACAAGCTGAAGGCTATGGGTAACGTCAAGGTCCGCGTCGAGGGTAACTGCGACGAGCGCGGCTCCGACGATTACAACCTGGCCCTCAGCGAGCGCCGCGCGCAGGCAGCGGTGAAGTACCTGACCTCGCTCGGCATCCCCGCGAGCCGCCTCTCCTTCATCGGCTACGGCGAGGAGAAGCCTGTCGACGCCGCCCACACCGAGGACGCCTGGTCCAAGAACAGGCGCGACGAATTCACCATCAGCAAGTAA
- a CDS encoding chloride channel protein, whose protein sequence is MNRKIVEQVTLLASVIKWASYASIVGVLVGGGTTAFLKALSWTSAQYAKVPDYYLLLPLTLVVSTLLVRWFAPDAAGHGTEKVIEAVHQKMGRISVMVVPVKLAATVITLAGGGSAGKEGPCAQIGAGLASSFASLLRLNDVDRRKLVICGISAGFATVFGTPIAGALFGVEVLVLGQVFYDVLFPSFVAGIIGFHVAGKLGASYPHPATEIIPAVTGWSFTEMILLGIWCGLAALLFIELMQLGHRLFGRLSWHPVVKAIFGGALMVLIGRFVSQRYLGLGLDSIDAALKGQVLPFDATFMKMIATSITLGSGGSGGVVTPIFFIGTAAGNLFASLFHEPLVATFSAIGMVALLAGAANTPIAASVMAMELFGAGIAPHAGVACMVSFLIVGYRSIYPSQILGIQKSTSLKVETGRPLGQLNPEKLQDRLAISFPAFIVKGAKVLGKGRKIRK, encoded by the coding sequence GTGAACCGGAAAATAGTCGAACAGGTGACGCTGCTTGCCAGCGTGATCAAGTGGGCAAGCTACGCCTCCATCGTAGGGGTACTGGTGGGAGGGGGCACCACGGCCTTTTTGAAGGCCCTTTCCTGGACCTCTGCACAGTACGCCAAGGTGCCTGACTACTACCTGCTGTTGCCGCTGACCCTCGTCGTGAGCACCCTGCTGGTCAGGTGGTTCGCCCCTGACGCTGCCGGGCACGGCACCGAGAAGGTGATTGAGGCGGTGCACCAGAAGATGGGGAGAATATCCGTGATGGTTGTCCCGGTTAAATTGGCCGCCACTGTCATCACGCTGGCCGGCGGTGGCTCGGCGGGCAAGGAAGGCCCCTGCGCACAGATCGGCGCCGGGCTTGCCTCTTCCTTCGCATCTTTGTTGCGGCTGAACGACGTCGACCGGCGCAAGCTTGTGATCTGCGGCATCAGTGCCGGGTTCGCCACCGTCTTCGGCACCCCCATCGCCGGTGCGCTTTTCGGCGTCGAGGTGCTTGTGCTCGGACAGGTCTTCTACGACGTGCTCTTTCCTTCTTTCGTCGCTGGCATCATTGGGTTCCACGTGGCGGGAAAACTTGGGGCGAGCTATCCGCATCCAGCCACTGAAATCATCCCCGCCGTCACCGGCTGGAGCTTCACCGAGATGATCCTGCTCGGCATCTGGTGCGGTCTCGCGGCCCTGCTCTTTATCGAGCTCATGCAGTTGGGGCACCGGCTTTTCGGCCGACTTTCATGGCACCCGGTGGTGAAGGCTATTTTCGGCGGGGCGCTAATGGTGCTGATCGGCAGGTTCGTGTCCCAGCGCTACCTGGGTCTCGGGCTGGACAGTATCGACGCCGCGCTGAAGGGGCAGGTACTTCCTTTCGACGCCACCTTCATGAAGATGATCGCCACTTCGATCACCCTGGGAAGTGGCGGCAGTGGCGGCGTCGTCACCCCTATCTTCTTCATTGGAACGGCAGCGGGGAACCTTTTCGCGTCGCTTTTCCATGAACCGCTGGTCGCCACCTTCTCGGCGATCGGCATGGTCGCCCTTCTCGCCGGCGCCGCCAACACCCCGATCGCCGCATCGGTGATGGCCATGGAGCTCTTCGGCGCTGGAATCGCCCCGCATGCAGGCGTCGCCTGCATGGTCAGTTTTCTCATCGTCGGATACCGCAGCATCTATCCGAGCCAGATCCTCGGCATCCAGAAAAGCACTTCCTTGAAGGTGGAAACGGGCAGGCCCCTCGGTCAACTGAACCCCGAGAAACTGCAGGACCGCCTGGCTATCTCCTTCCCAGCCTTCATAGTTAAGGGAGCGAAGGTGCTTGGCAAAGGGAGGAAAATCCGCAAATAA
- a CDS encoding response regulator: MIECDERELWIMGLGERVERGAIVCSYLAEGGHRARTAKISELTGCTPRAILLDLSPWSDDGWGVLLKLKENPATREIPILPMYLSEIGQVGAVFPVAGFFTLPMDVPYMTRKLNQLGLAEESEDYDLQVMMVTRRGEEDVQKALTKMGFEVVNAYTAKEAVAVGTIMHPYMMFCALMLPDQAAFELLERFRLYPQTRNIPFFVLLKGEMKDGERQAMSRGIEHLVRKKWLTRQEFLGYFKKSKE; this comes from the coding sequence ATGATCGAATGTGATGAGCGGGAACTCTGGATCATGGGACTGGGCGAGCGCGTTGAGCGCGGAGCCATCGTCTGCAGCTATCTGGCGGAAGGAGGGCACCGGGCAAGGACGGCGAAGATCTCGGAACTGACCGGTTGCACGCCGAGGGCGATCCTCCTCGATCTTTCCCCCTGGTCTGACGATGGATGGGGGGTGCTCTTGAAGCTGAAGGAGAACCCGGCAACTCGCGAGATTCCGATTCTTCCGATGTACCTGAGCGAGATCGGCCAGGTGGGGGCGGTCTTCCCGGTGGCTGGGTTCTTCACCCTCCCGATGGACGTCCCATACATGACGAGGAAGCTTAACCAGCTTGGGCTGGCTGAGGAATCCGAGGATTACGACCTGCAGGTGATGATGGTGACCCGCAGGGGTGAAGAGGATGTACAGAAGGCGCTCACCAAGATGGGGTTTGAGGTGGTGAACGCTTACACCGCCAAGGAGGCGGTGGCCGTTGGCACCATCATGCATCCGTACATGATGTTCTGTGCGCTCATGCTCCCGGACCAGGCGGCCTTCGAGCTCTTGGAGCGTTTCCGGCTCTACCCGCAGACAAGGAACATCCCGTTCTTCGTACTCCTGAAGGGAGAGATGAAGGATGGCGAGCGTCAGGCCATGAGCCGCGGCATCGAGCACCTCGTGCGCAAGAAGTGGTTAACCCGCCAGGAATTCCTGGGTTACTTCAAGAAGAGCAAGGAATGA
- a CDS encoding Tll0287-like domain-containing protein, protein MRAISAKNLFLALYVTSFVAVAAAIVVTVNYHQRGQALAEAQEKARLILDRNMAIHSYFSNQLKPHVFDLSDRYRTPEYFDPVWMSSTYAVREIDAYNKAFSRSDYYYKECAVNARSPKNEADPFERAFIADLKRDNALDVRSDIRQIDGKPYFVVMRRGESMEKSCLRCHSMPQSAPAELVRQYGETRSFNRQDRELVSAISIRIPLQQAYASANELSFKLSVLLLTILGVSSALQFLFMDRLLLGPLGDLRDRTMAIIRDDKKLGEDIALPLHGTELRELTGAFNDLSRHLRAEKDGLVGQVKERTAELETLNRILEQDVAERKVIQGELAAKVEELEAALAKVRILEGVIPICSYCKKIRNDQESWQQMEQYISEHTDALFSHGICPSCFEEMKEGLQSKREKPPES, encoded by the coding sequence ATGCGCGCGATTTCAGCTAAAAATCTGTTCCTGGCTCTGTATGTGACCTCCTTTGTTGCTGTCGCGGCTGCCATCGTCGTTACGGTGAACTATCACCAGCGCGGGCAGGCACTGGCGGAGGCCCAGGAAAAGGCGCGCCTCATTCTGGACCGCAACATGGCCATCCACAGCTACTTCTCCAACCAGCTGAAGCCGCATGTTTTCGATCTCAGCGACCGTTACCGTACGCCGGAGTACTTCGATCCGGTCTGGATGTCGTCCACCTACGCGGTGCGTGAGATCGACGCCTACAACAAGGCCTTCTCAAGGAGTGATTACTACTACAAGGAATGCGCGGTGAACGCGAGAAGCCCGAAGAACGAGGCAGACCCGTTCGAACGCGCCTTCATCGCCGACCTCAAGCGCGATAACGCACTCGATGTCCGTTCCGACATACGTCAGATAGACGGAAAGCCCTACTTCGTCGTCATGCGTCGCGGGGAGAGCATGGAGAAGAGCTGCCTGCGCTGCCACAGCATGCCGCAGTCGGCGCCCGCGGAACTGGTCAGGCAATACGGGGAGACGCGAAGTTTCAACCGGCAGGATCGCGAGCTCGTCTCCGCCATCTCGATCCGCATCCCGCTGCAGCAGGCCTACGCCAGCGCCAACGAACTCTCCTTCAAGCTTTCCGTGCTGCTGTTGACCATACTCGGAGTTTCATCGGCCCTGCAGTTCCTGTTCATGGACCGCTTGCTGCTCGGGCCGCTCGGGGACCTCCGCGACCGGACTATGGCAATCATCCGCGATGACAAAAAGCTCGGAGAGGATATTGCGCTACCGCTCCATGGGACGGAACTGAGGGAGCTGACCGGCGCCTTCAACGATCTGTCCAGGCATCTGCGGGCCGAGAAGGATGGGCTGGTGGGGCAGGTGAAGGAGAGGACTGCGGAGCTTGAAACGCTGAACAGAATCTTGGAACAGGACGTGGCTGAGCGAAAGGTAATCCAGGGGGAGCTGGCGGCAAAGGTGGAGGAATTGGAGGCTGCGCTTGCCAAAGTGCGCATCCTCGAGGGAGTGATCCCGATCTGCTCCTACTGCAAGAAGATCCGCAATGACCAGGAGAGCTGGCAGCAGATGGAACAGTACATCTCGGAGCACACCGACGCCTTGTTCAGCCACGGCATCTGCCCCTCCTGTTTCGAGGAAATGAAAGAAGGCCTGCAGTCCAAACGGGAGAAGCCTCCCGAGTCATGA
- a CDS encoding single stranded DNA-binding domain-containing protein, whose translation MATRNVSVVVTSLLALTITASAYAAPWQGWRGSGGWGMNGAYQRLYDPAKVETVAGEVVKVEVMSARKGPGNGVHLQLKTDQGTIPVHLGPAWFVERLDTKIEKGDRVEVKGARINFDGKPAIIAAEVKKGDAVLQLRDAAGVPVWAGWRR comes from the coding sequence ATGGCAACAAGAAACGTCTCCGTAGTTGTGACATCACTGCTTGCTTTAACCATCACCGCTTCAGCCTACGCCGCTCCGTGGCAAGGGTGGCGCGGCAGCGGGGGATGGGGCATGAACGGCGCCTACCAGCGGCTCTACGACCCGGCGAAGGTGGAGACCGTGGCCGGTGAAGTGGTAAAGGTGGAGGTCATGTCGGCAAGGAAGGGACCGGGCAACGGCGTGCATCTCCAGTTGAAGACCGACCAGGGGACCATCCCGGTGCATCTCGGCCCGGCGTGGTTCGTGGAGCGCCTCGACACGAAGATCGAGAAGGGGGACCGGGTCGAAGTGAAGGGCGCGCGGATCAATTTCGACGGCAAGCCCGCCATCATCGCGGCGGAGGTCAAAAAGGGTGACGCGGTTCTGCAACTGCGAGACGCGGCAGGCGTCCCGGTCTGGGCAGGCTGGCGCCGGTGA